A genomic stretch from Megachile rotundata isolate GNS110a chromosome 1, iyMegRotu1, whole genome shotgun sequence includes:
- the yps gene encoding Y-box binding protein ypsilon schachtel isoform X2, whose product MADPEKQPEQPKAVQQKLLIAKKVTGTVKWFNVKSGYGFINRNDTKEDVFVHQSAIVKNNPRKAVRSVGDGEVVEFDVVVGDKGHEAANVTGPSGEPVKGSPYAADKRRGYRGVHWFNNQRRGNGRPQRRPREGQEGYDGGEGKTGDESNAGDAGGQQRRYRVRRQYDGYYRGSRRSGPSAQQQGDNGEAGEQGGEGGGEGGVPRGGGRGRGGPSRRYFRRNFRGGRGGGPPRRPRSQDGQVKESQPVQNTTTESTA is encoded by the exons CTAAGAAAGTGACCGGGACTGTGAAGTGGTTCAACGTGAAGAGTGGCTACGGATTCATCAACAG AAACGACACCAAGGAGGACGTGTTCGTGCATCAA TCGGCCATAGTGAAGAATAACCCAAGGAAGGCCGTGCGTAGCGTCGGCGACGGAGAGGTTGTCGAGTTCGACGTGGTAGTAGGGGACAAGGGTCACGAAGCGGCCAACGTAACCGGTCCTTCCGGGGAGCCGGTAAAAGGTTCACCCTACGCTGCCGATAAACGACGCGGATATCGCGGAGTTCATTGGTTCAACAACCAGAGACGCGGGAACGGTCGACCTCAGCGTAGACCTCGAGAGGGTCAAGAGGGTTACGACGGTG GCGAAGGCAAGACCGGTGACGAATCGAACGCGGGAGACGCTGGTGGTCAACAACGACGTTACAGAGTTCGACGACAGTACGACGGCTACTATCGTGGCTCGCGTCGGTCCGGTCCGTCGGCGCAGCAACAAGGCGACAACGGTGAAGCCGGCGAACAAGGCGGAGAGGGTGGCGGCGAAGGCGGTGTGCCGCGTGGCGGCGGCCGCGGTCGCGGAGGACCTTCCCGTCGTTACTTTCGTCGCAATTTCCGCGGAGGAAGAGGCGGCGGACCTCCGCGTCGTCCTCGCAGCCAGGACGGCCAAGTAAAA GAAAGTCAGCCGGTCCAAAACACCACCACCGAAAGCACCGCTTAA
- the yps gene encoding Y-box binding protein ypsilon schachtel isoform X1, producing the protein MADPEKQPEQPKAVQQKLLIAKKVTGTVKWFNVKSGYGFINRNDTKEDVFVHQSAIVKNNPRKAVRSVGDGEVVEFDVVVGDKGHEAANVTGPSGEPVKGSPYAADKRRGYRGVHWFNNQRRGNGRPQRRPREGQEGYDGGEGKTGDESNAGDAGGQQRRYRVRRQYDGYYRGSRRSGPSAQQQGDNGEAGEQGGEGGGEGGVPRGGGRGRGGPSRRYFRRNFRGGRGGGPPRRPRSQDGQVKSEQKSDAPKDKDAPVAAPAPQESQPVQNTTTESTA; encoded by the exons CTAAGAAAGTGACCGGGACTGTGAAGTGGTTCAACGTGAAGAGTGGCTACGGATTCATCAACAG AAACGACACCAAGGAGGACGTGTTCGTGCATCAA TCGGCCATAGTGAAGAATAACCCAAGGAAGGCCGTGCGTAGCGTCGGCGACGGAGAGGTTGTCGAGTTCGACGTGGTAGTAGGGGACAAGGGTCACGAAGCGGCCAACGTAACCGGTCCTTCCGGGGAGCCGGTAAAAGGTTCACCCTACGCTGCCGATAAACGACGCGGATATCGCGGAGTTCATTGGTTCAACAACCAGAGACGCGGGAACGGTCGACCTCAGCGTAGACCTCGAGAGGGTCAAGAGGGTTACGACGGTG GCGAAGGCAAGACCGGTGACGAATCGAACGCGGGAGACGCTGGTGGTCAACAACGACGTTACAGAGTTCGACGACAGTACGACGGCTACTATCGTGGCTCGCGTCGGTCCGGTCCGTCGGCGCAGCAACAAGGCGACAACGGTGAAGCCGGCGAACAAGGCGGAGAGGGTGGCGGCGAAGGCGGTGTGCCGCGTGGCGGCGGCCGCGGTCGCGGAGGACCTTCCCGTCGTTACTTTCGTCGCAATTTCCGCGGAGGAAGAGGCGGCGGACCTCCGCGTCGTCCTCGCAGCCAGGACGGCCAAGTAAAA TCGGAGCAGAAGTCGGATGCACCTAAAGATAAGGATGCACCTGTCGCTGCCCCTGCTCCACAG GAAAGTCAGCCGGTCCAAAACACCACCACCGAAAGCACCGCTTAA
- the LOC100881632 gene encoding protein-lysine N-methyltransferase SMYD4 isoform X2, producing the protein MENAEERYRNLCSLETLRSGKRGFFGDFSERVTNHVGDRWISKVFARFANDEDRIRAVFADAKIAEVALETLNRTDLLYRGKDANASRTSRLEGFVSATAAKRREALSRFSQAVLRAPLPGKDEKVDRGFGLPLALLARAEILLAENEHVLALQDLRYAEELGLPDEFRLVSSRERYFKVPRAEFRSFCLFRSELARKKETCERSMRENENSLISAKELERRRGWTSVESKPLPRLAAGENPRLPGASSLLEIEETDDAGKRAIAAKEIVPGDALVVEAPLGAVLLPDFFGTHCHHCFSRFVAPVGCPDCSGVAFCGIRCKDAAISSYHKYECKILALLIGSGMSVLSMLALRMVTQNGPRKCSEIWTALTGRDVDEREDKTAASKQSKSAKRRSRKKKWRDSRREQNIREGDGVDLRAYDLVTHEKQRTAKDFLERSLMAAFLLRCLQRVGFFERTSNDAETPNEREIAVAALLSRHLQLLQFNAHEVFETRHGTEHRFRGSKPVYLGVAVYPTVARFNHDCYPAVTRYFVGRSIVVRAIRRLRPGDVVAENYGPIFTKIPLKKRRDTLAGRYWFRCECTACREDWPLFDGLTNDLVRFRCPTESCEKLHGQPADPSTAVVLCSGCRREVDLRGPLESVRECERLYARGFAAMDEERPEAALREFLEGTDKFHRVAVPPHRDTHLAEIAASICMADQGNVWSQPNQTL; encoded by the exons ATGGAGAACGCGGAGGAACGTTACAGAAATTTGTGCTCCCTGGAGACTCTGCGATCCGGTAAGAGAGGATTCTTCGGCGATTTCAGCGAACGCGTGACGAACCACGTCGGCGACCGATGGATCTCGAAGGTGTTCGCTCGCTTCGCCAACGACGAGGATAGAATTCGAGCCGTGTTCGCGGACGCGAAGATCGCAGAGGTCGCGTTGGAGACATTGAATCGCACGGATCTCCTCTACAGGGGCAAGGACGCGAATGCCTCGAGGACGAGCAGGCTGGAAGGTTTCGTGTCCGCGACCGCGGCCAAACGACGCGAGGCTCTCTCGCGCTTCAGCCAAGCTGTTCTTCGCGCTCCGTTACCGG GCAAGGACGAGAAGGTCGATCGGGGATTCGGGTTGCCGCTCGCGCTCCTCGCCAGAGCCGAGATCCTGCTCGCCGAGAACGAGCACGTGCTCGCTCTCCAAGACTTGCGTTATGCCGAGGAGCTGGGTCTTCCGGACGAGTTCCGGTTAGTGTCCTCCCGCGAACGCTATTTTAAGGTTCCGCGCGCGGAATTTCGTTCGTTTTGTCTTTTCAGATCGGAACTCGCGCGAAAGAAGGAGACGTGCGAGAGATCGATGCGCGAGAACGAGAACAGTCTAATTTCCGCGAAGGAGCTCGAACGACGGAGAGGATGGACGAGCGTCGAGAGCAAAC CGTTGCCTCGCTTGGCCGCAGGCGAAAATCCGCGGCTGCCGGGCGCGTCGTCCCTGCTGGAGATCGAGGAAACCGACGACGCCGGTAAGAGAGCGATCGCCGCGAAAGAGATCGTTCCCGGAGACGCGTTGGTGGTCGAGGCCCCGCTCGGCGCCGTTCTCTTGCCTGACTTTTTCGGCACTCACTGTCACCACTGTTTCTCCAG GTTCGTCGCACCGGTCGGATGCCCGGACTGCAGCGGCGTGGCGTTCTGCGGTATAAGATGCAAGGACGCCGCGATCTCCAGCTATCACAAGTACGAGTGCAAGATTCTGGCGCTGTTGATAG GCTCGGGGATGAGCGTGCTGAGCATGCTCGCGTTACGAATGGTCACTCAGAACGGTCCGAGGAAGTGTTCGGAGATTTGGACCGCGCTGACGGGCCGCGACGTCGACGAACGAGAGGACAAAACCGCCGCGAGCAAGCAGAGTAAATCGGCGAAACGACGATCGAGGAAGAAAAAGTGGCGAGATTCGCGACGCGAACAGAATATTCGCGAGGGAGACGGCGTCGATCTGAGAGCGTACGATCTGGTGACGCACGAGAAACAGAGAACGGCCAAAGACTTCCTCGAGAGATCGTTGATGGCCGCGTTTCTTCTCAGATGCTTGCAGAGAGTAGGTTTCTTCGAACGGACGAGCAACGACGCAG AGACTCCGAACGAACGGGAGATAGCGGTGGCCGCGTTACTCTCCAGACACCTTCAATTGCTGCAGTTCAACGCTCACGAGGTGTTCGAAACGCGACACGGAACGGAGCATCGGTTTCGGGGCAGTAAGCCCGTCTACCTCGGAGTGGCCGTCTATCCGACGGTCGCGCGTTTCAATCACGACTGTTATCCCGCGGTAACCAG GTACTTCGTAGGTCGATCGATCGTCGTCCGAGCGATTCGTCGTCTTCGGCCGGGAGACGTGGTCGCGGAGAATTACGGCCCGATATTCACCAAGATACCATTGAAAAAACGTCGAGATACTCTGGCTGGTAGATACTGGTTTCGGTGCGAGTGTACCGCCTGTCGCGAAGACTGGCCTCTCTTCGACGGTTTGACCAACGACCTCGTTAGATTCAG ATGTCCCACCGAGAGCTGCGAGAAATTGCACGGACAACCAGCAGATCCGAGCACAGCGGTCGTCCTGTGTTCCGGTTGCCGACGAGAAGTCGATTTGCGAGGTCCGCTCGAAAGCGTGCGCGAGTGCGAGCGCCTTTATGCTCGCGGTTTCGCCGCGATGGACGAAGAACGGCCCGAAGCTGCGTTGCGCGAATTCCTCGAAGGAACGGACAAGTTTCACCGAGTCGCCGTACCACCCCACAGGGACACTCACCTCGCGGAAATCGCGGCGAGCATTTGCATGGCCGATCAGGGCAACGTTTGGTCGCAACCGAACCAAACGCTTTAA
- the LOC100881632 gene encoding protein-lysine N-methyltransferase SMYD4 isoform X1, which yields MENAEERYRNLCSLETLRSGKRGFFGDFSERVTNHVGDRWISKVFARFANDEDRIRAVFADAKIAEVALETLNRTDLLYRGKDANASRTSRLEGFVSATAAKRREALSRFSQAVLRAPLPGSFFFRAADSTLPLIERSAIVPGKDEKVDRGFGLPLALLARAEILLAENEHVLALQDLRYAEELGLPDEFRLVSSRERYFKVPRAEFRSFCLFRSELARKKETCERSMRENENSLISAKELERRRGWTSVESKPLPRLAAGENPRLPGASSLLEIEETDDAGKRAIAAKEIVPGDALVVEAPLGAVLLPDFFGTHCHHCFSRFVAPVGCPDCSGVAFCGIRCKDAAISSYHKYECKILALLIGSGMSVLSMLALRMVTQNGPRKCSEIWTALTGRDVDEREDKTAASKQSKSAKRRSRKKKWRDSRREQNIREGDGVDLRAYDLVTHEKQRTAKDFLERSLMAAFLLRCLQRVGFFERTSNDAETPNEREIAVAALLSRHLQLLQFNAHEVFETRHGTEHRFRGSKPVYLGVAVYPTVARFNHDCYPAVTRYFVGRSIVVRAIRRLRPGDVVAENYGPIFTKIPLKKRRDTLAGRYWFRCECTACREDWPLFDGLTNDLVRFRCPTESCEKLHGQPADPSTAVVLCSGCRREVDLRGPLESVRECERLYARGFAAMDEERPEAALREFLEGTDKFHRVAVPPHRDTHLAEIAASICMADQGNVWSQPNQTL from the exons ATGGAGAACGCGGAGGAACGTTACAGAAATTTGTGCTCCCTGGAGACTCTGCGATCCGGTAAGAGAGGATTCTTCGGCGATTTCAGCGAACGCGTGACGAACCACGTCGGCGACCGATGGATCTCGAAGGTGTTCGCTCGCTTCGCCAACGACGAGGATAGAATTCGAGCCGTGTTCGCGGACGCGAAGATCGCAGAGGTCGCGTTGGAGACATTGAATCGCACGGATCTCCTCTACAGGGGCAAGGACGCGAATGCCTCGAGGACGAGCAGGCTGGAAGGTTTCGTGTCCGCGACCGCGGCCAAACGACGCGAGGCTCTCTCGCGCTTCAGCCAAGCTGTTCTTCGCGCTCCGTTACCGGGTTCGTTCTTTTTTCGCGCGGCCGATTCGACGCTCCCTCTTATCGAACGCTCCGCTATCGTTCCAGGCAAGGACGAGAAGGTCGATCGGGGATTCGGGTTGCCGCTCGCGCTCCTCGCCAGAGCCGAGATCCTGCTCGCCGAGAACGAGCACGTGCTCGCTCTCCAAGACTTGCGTTATGCCGAGGAGCTGGGTCTTCCGGACGAGTTCCGGTTAGTGTCCTCCCGCGAACGCTATTTTAAGGTTCCGCGCGCGGAATTTCGTTCGTTTTGTCTTTTCAGATCGGAACTCGCGCGAAAGAAGGAGACGTGCGAGAGATCGATGCGCGAGAACGAGAACAGTCTAATTTCCGCGAAGGAGCTCGAACGACGGAGAGGATGGACGAGCGTCGAGAGCAAAC CGTTGCCTCGCTTGGCCGCAGGCGAAAATCCGCGGCTGCCGGGCGCGTCGTCCCTGCTGGAGATCGAGGAAACCGACGACGCCGGTAAGAGAGCGATCGCCGCGAAAGAGATCGTTCCCGGAGACGCGTTGGTGGTCGAGGCCCCGCTCGGCGCCGTTCTCTTGCCTGACTTTTTCGGCACTCACTGTCACCACTGTTTCTCCAG GTTCGTCGCACCGGTCGGATGCCCGGACTGCAGCGGCGTGGCGTTCTGCGGTATAAGATGCAAGGACGCCGCGATCTCCAGCTATCACAAGTACGAGTGCAAGATTCTGGCGCTGTTGATAG GCTCGGGGATGAGCGTGCTGAGCATGCTCGCGTTACGAATGGTCACTCAGAACGGTCCGAGGAAGTGTTCGGAGATTTGGACCGCGCTGACGGGCCGCGACGTCGACGAACGAGAGGACAAAACCGCCGCGAGCAAGCAGAGTAAATCGGCGAAACGACGATCGAGGAAGAAAAAGTGGCGAGATTCGCGACGCGAACAGAATATTCGCGAGGGAGACGGCGTCGATCTGAGAGCGTACGATCTGGTGACGCACGAGAAACAGAGAACGGCCAAAGACTTCCTCGAGAGATCGTTGATGGCCGCGTTTCTTCTCAGATGCTTGCAGAGAGTAGGTTTCTTCGAACGGACGAGCAACGACGCAG AGACTCCGAACGAACGGGAGATAGCGGTGGCCGCGTTACTCTCCAGACACCTTCAATTGCTGCAGTTCAACGCTCACGAGGTGTTCGAAACGCGACACGGAACGGAGCATCGGTTTCGGGGCAGTAAGCCCGTCTACCTCGGAGTGGCCGTCTATCCGACGGTCGCGCGTTTCAATCACGACTGTTATCCCGCGGTAACCAG GTACTTCGTAGGTCGATCGATCGTCGTCCGAGCGATTCGTCGTCTTCGGCCGGGAGACGTGGTCGCGGAGAATTACGGCCCGATATTCACCAAGATACCATTGAAAAAACGTCGAGATACTCTGGCTGGTAGATACTGGTTTCGGTGCGAGTGTACCGCCTGTCGCGAAGACTGGCCTCTCTTCGACGGTTTGACCAACGACCTCGTTAGATTCAG ATGTCCCACCGAGAGCTGCGAGAAATTGCACGGACAACCAGCAGATCCGAGCACAGCGGTCGTCCTGTGTTCCGGTTGCCGACGAGAAGTCGATTTGCGAGGTCCGCTCGAAAGCGTGCGCGAGTGCGAGCGCCTTTATGCTCGCGGTTTCGCCGCGATGGACGAAGAACGGCCCGAAGCTGCGTTGCGCGAATTCCTCGAAGGAACGGACAAGTTTCACCGAGTCGCCGTACCACCCCACAGGGACACTCACCTCGCGGAAATCGCGGCGAGCATTTGCATGGCCGATCAGGGCAACGTTTGGTCGCAACCGAACCAAACGCTTTAA
- the LOC100881632 gene encoding protein-lysine N-methyltransferase SMYD4 isoform X3 produces MENAEERYRNLCSLETLRSGKRGFFGDFSERVTNHVGDRWISKVFARFANDEDRIRAVFADAKIAEVALETLNRTDLLYRGKDANASRTSRLEGFVSATAAKRREALSRFSQAVLRAPLPGSFFFRAADSTLPLIERSAIVPGKDEKVDRGFGLPLALLARAEILLAENEHVLALQDLRYAEELGLPDEFRSELARKKETCERSMRENENSLISAKELERRRGWTSVESKPLPRLAAGENPRLPGASSLLEIEETDDAGKRAIAAKEIVPGDALVVEAPLGAVLLPDFFGTHCHHCFSRFVAPVGCPDCSGVAFCGIRCKDAAISSYHKYECKILALLIGSGMSVLSMLALRMVTQNGPRKCSEIWTALTGRDVDEREDKTAASKQSKSAKRRSRKKKWRDSRREQNIREGDGVDLRAYDLVTHEKQRTAKDFLERSLMAAFLLRCLQRVGFFERTSNDAETPNEREIAVAALLSRHLQLLQFNAHEVFETRHGTEHRFRGSKPVYLGVAVYPTVARFNHDCYPAVTRYFVGRSIVVRAIRRLRPGDVVAENYGPIFTKIPLKKRRDTLAGRYWFRCECTACREDWPLFDGLTNDLVRFRCPTESCEKLHGQPADPSTAVVLCSGCRREVDLRGPLESVRECERLYARGFAAMDEERPEAALREFLEGTDKFHRVAVPPHRDTHLAEIAASICMADQGNVWSQPNQTL; encoded by the exons ATGGAGAACGCGGAGGAACGTTACAGAAATTTGTGCTCCCTGGAGACTCTGCGATCCGGTAAGAGAGGATTCTTCGGCGATTTCAGCGAACGCGTGACGAACCACGTCGGCGACCGATGGATCTCGAAGGTGTTCGCTCGCTTCGCCAACGACGAGGATAGAATTCGAGCCGTGTTCGCGGACGCGAAGATCGCAGAGGTCGCGTTGGAGACATTGAATCGCACGGATCTCCTCTACAGGGGCAAGGACGCGAATGCCTCGAGGACGAGCAGGCTGGAAGGTTTCGTGTCCGCGACCGCGGCCAAACGACGCGAGGCTCTCTCGCGCTTCAGCCAAGCTGTTCTTCGCGCTCCGTTACCGGGTTCGTTCTTTTTTCGCGCGGCCGATTCGACGCTCCCTCTTATCGAACGCTCCGCTATCGTTCCAGGCAAGGACGAGAAGGTCGATCGGGGATTCGGGTTGCCGCTCGCGCTCCTCGCCAGAGCCGAGATCCTGCTCGCCGAGAACGAGCACGTGCTCGCTCTCCAAGACTTGCGTTATGCCGAGGAGCTGGGTCTTCCGGACGAGTTCCG ATCGGAACTCGCGCGAAAGAAGGAGACGTGCGAGAGATCGATGCGCGAGAACGAGAACAGTCTAATTTCCGCGAAGGAGCTCGAACGACGGAGAGGATGGACGAGCGTCGAGAGCAAAC CGTTGCCTCGCTTGGCCGCAGGCGAAAATCCGCGGCTGCCGGGCGCGTCGTCCCTGCTGGAGATCGAGGAAACCGACGACGCCGGTAAGAGAGCGATCGCCGCGAAAGAGATCGTTCCCGGAGACGCGTTGGTGGTCGAGGCCCCGCTCGGCGCCGTTCTCTTGCCTGACTTTTTCGGCACTCACTGTCACCACTGTTTCTCCAG GTTCGTCGCACCGGTCGGATGCCCGGACTGCAGCGGCGTGGCGTTCTGCGGTATAAGATGCAAGGACGCCGCGATCTCCAGCTATCACAAGTACGAGTGCAAGATTCTGGCGCTGTTGATAG GCTCGGGGATGAGCGTGCTGAGCATGCTCGCGTTACGAATGGTCACTCAGAACGGTCCGAGGAAGTGTTCGGAGATTTGGACCGCGCTGACGGGCCGCGACGTCGACGAACGAGAGGACAAAACCGCCGCGAGCAAGCAGAGTAAATCGGCGAAACGACGATCGAGGAAGAAAAAGTGGCGAGATTCGCGACGCGAACAGAATATTCGCGAGGGAGACGGCGTCGATCTGAGAGCGTACGATCTGGTGACGCACGAGAAACAGAGAACGGCCAAAGACTTCCTCGAGAGATCGTTGATGGCCGCGTTTCTTCTCAGATGCTTGCAGAGAGTAGGTTTCTTCGAACGGACGAGCAACGACGCAG AGACTCCGAACGAACGGGAGATAGCGGTGGCCGCGTTACTCTCCAGACACCTTCAATTGCTGCAGTTCAACGCTCACGAGGTGTTCGAAACGCGACACGGAACGGAGCATCGGTTTCGGGGCAGTAAGCCCGTCTACCTCGGAGTGGCCGTCTATCCGACGGTCGCGCGTTTCAATCACGACTGTTATCCCGCGGTAACCAG GTACTTCGTAGGTCGATCGATCGTCGTCCGAGCGATTCGTCGTCTTCGGCCGGGAGACGTGGTCGCGGAGAATTACGGCCCGATATTCACCAAGATACCATTGAAAAAACGTCGAGATACTCTGGCTGGTAGATACTGGTTTCGGTGCGAGTGTACCGCCTGTCGCGAAGACTGGCCTCTCTTCGACGGTTTGACCAACGACCTCGTTAGATTCAG ATGTCCCACCGAGAGCTGCGAGAAATTGCACGGACAACCAGCAGATCCGAGCACAGCGGTCGTCCTGTGTTCCGGTTGCCGACGAGAAGTCGATTTGCGAGGTCCGCTCGAAAGCGTGCGCGAGTGCGAGCGCCTTTATGCTCGCGGTTTCGCCGCGATGGACGAAGAACGGCCCGAAGCTGCGTTGCGCGAATTCCTCGAAGGAACGGACAAGTTTCACCGAGTCGCCGTACCACCCCACAGGGACACTCACCTCGCGGAAATCGCGGCGAGCATTTGCATGGCCGATCAGGGCAACGTTTGGTCGCAACCGAACCAAACGCTTTAA
- the LOC100881632 gene encoding protein-lysine N-methyltransferase SMYD4 isoform X4, giving the protein MENAEERYRNLCSLETLRSGKRGFFGDFSERVTNHVGDRWISKVFARFANDEDRIRAVFADAKIAEVALETLNRTDLLYRGKDANASRTSRLEGFVSATAAKRREALSRFSQAVLRAPLPGKDEKVDRGFGLPLALLARAEILLAENEHVLALQDLRYAEELGLPDEFRSELARKKETCERSMRENENSLISAKELERRRGWTSVESKPLPRLAAGENPRLPGASSLLEIEETDDAGKRAIAAKEIVPGDALVVEAPLGAVLLPDFFGTHCHHCFSRFVAPVGCPDCSGVAFCGIRCKDAAISSYHKYECKILALLIGSGMSVLSMLALRMVTQNGPRKCSEIWTALTGRDVDEREDKTAASKQSKSAKRRSRKKKWRDSRREQNIREGDGVDLRAYDLVTHEKQRTAKDFLERSLMAAFLLRCLQRVGFFERTSNDAETPNEREIAVAALLSRHLQLLQFNAHEVFETRHGTEHRFRGSKPVYLGVAVYPTVARFNHDCYPAVTRYFVGRSIVVRAIRRLRPGDVVAENYGPIFTKIPLKKRRDTLAGRYWFRCECTACREDWPLFDGLTNDLVRFRCPTESCEKLHGQPADPSTAVVLCSGCRREVDLRGPLESVRECERLYARGFAAMDEERPEAALREFLEGTDKFHRVAVPPHRDTHLAEIAASICMADQGNVWSQPNQTL; this is encoded by the exons ATGGAGAACGCGGAGGAACGTTACAGAAATTTGTGCTCCCTGGAGACTCTGCGATCCGGTAAGAGAGGATTCTTCGGCGATTTCAGCGAACGCGTGACGAACCACGTCGGCGACCGATGGATCTCGAAGGTGTTCGCTCGCTTCGCCAACGACGAGGATAGAATTCGAGCCGTGTTCGCGGACGCGAAGATCGCAGAGGTCGCGTTGGAGACATTGAATCGCACGGATCTCCTCTACAGGGGCAAGGACGCGAATGCCTCGAGGACGAGCAGGCTGGAAGGTTTCGTGTCCGCGACCGCGGCCAAACGACGCGAGGCTCTCTCGCGCTTCAGCCAAGCTGTTCTTCGCGCTCCGTTACCGG GCAAGGACGAGAAGGTCGATCGGGGATTCGGGTTGCCGCTCGCGCTCCTCGCCAGAGCCGAGATCCTGCTCGCCGAGAACGAGCACGTGCTCGCTCTCCAAGACTTGCGTTATGCCGAGGAGCTGGGTCTTCCGGACGAGTTCCG ATCGGAACTCGCGCGAAAGAAGGAGACGTGCGAGAGATCGATGCGCGAGAACGAGAACAGTCTAATTTCCGCGAAGGAGCTCGAACGACGGAGAGGATGGACGAGCGTCGAGAGCAAAC CGTTGCCTCGCTTGGCCGCAGGCGAAAATCCGCGGCTGCCGGGCGCGTCGTCCCTGCTGGAGATCGAGGAAACCGACGACGCCGGTAAGAGAGCGATCGCCGCGAAAGAGATCGTTCCCGGAGACGCGTTGGTGGTCGAGGCCCCGCTCGGCGCCGTTCTCTTGCCTGACTTTTTCGGCACTCACTGTCACCACTGTTTCTCCAG GTTCGTCGCACCGGTCGGATGCCCGGACTGCAGCGGCGTGGCGTTCTGCGGTATAAGATGCAAGGACGCCGCGATCTCCAGCTATCACAAGTACGAGTGCAAGATTCTGGCGCTGTTGATAG GCTCGGGGATGAGCGTGCTGAGCATGCTCGCGTTACGAATGGTCACTCAGAACGGTCCGAGGAAGTGTTCGGAGATTTGGACCGCGCTGACGGGCCGCGACGTCGACGAACGAGAGGACAAAACCGCCGCGAGCAAGCAGAGTAAATCGGCGAAACGACGATCGAGGAAGAAAAAGTGGCGAGATTCGCGACGCGAACAGAATATTCGCGAGGGAGACGGCGTCGATCTGAGAGCGTACGATCTGGTGACGCACGAGAAACAGAGAACGGCCAAAGACTTCCTCGAGAGATCGTTGATGGCCGCGTTTCTTCTCAGATGCTTGCAGAGAGTAGGTTTCTTCGAACGGACGAGCAACGACGCAG AGACTCCGAACGAACGGGAGATAGCGGTGGCCGCGTTACTCTCCAGACACCTTCAATTGCTGCAGTTCAACGCTCACGAGGTGTTCGAAACGCGACACGGAACGGAGCATCGGTTTCGGGGCAGTAAGCCCGTCTACCTCGGAGTGGCCGTCTATCCGACGGTCGCGCGTTTCAATCACGACTGTTATCCCGCGGTAACCAG GTACTTCGTAGGTCGATCGATCGTCGTCCGAGCGATTCGTCGTCTTCGGCCGGGAGACGTGGTCGCGGAGAATTACGGCCCGATATTCACCAAGATACCATTGAAAAAACGTCGAGATACTCTGGCTGGTAGATACTGGTTTCGGTGCGAGTGTACCGCCTGTCGCGAAGACTGGCCTCTCTTCGACGGTTTGACCAACGACCTCGTTAGATTCAG ATGTCCCACCGAGAGCTGCGAGAAATTGCACGGACAACCAGCAGATCCGAGCACAGCGGTCGTCCTGTGTTCCGGTTGCCGACGAGAAGTCGATTTGCGAGGTCCGCTCGAAAGCGTGCGCGAGTGCGAGCGCCTTTATGCTCGCGGTTTCGCCGCGATGGACGAAGAACGGCCCGAAGCTGCGTTGCGCGAATTCCTCGAAGGAACGGACAAGTTTCACCGAGTCGCCGTACCACCCCACAGGGACACTCACCTCGCGGAAATCGCGGCGAGCATTTGCATGGCCGATCAGGGCAACGTTTGGTCGCAACCGAACCAAACGCTTTAA